The following proteins are encoded in a genomic region of Microtus ochrogaster isolate Prairie Vole_2 chromosome 5, MicOch1.0, whole genome shotgun sequence:
- the LOC113456050 gene encoding zinc finger protein 564-like: MVAPAAVPAVERIGRIIMSRRISGPLLDSSQKNLYREVVGEIFVTLASVGERWNQNIEDWYRNQGRLLSSHIRERLGDSRPNSHYGETFSQILNHDLKKKSSTEVKLRECGVCGTVFTPHSSRKPSRAHPRQEACDSKCQQCEPAFSSYSSHISARSHTEDKPYECREHEEAFLSFTSLGEVVVTHTESGPHKCNVCGKGLHYPSSLRIHESIHTGEKPYQCEQCGKAFSCWGSARRHQRTHTGEKPYTHRECEKAFSFRL, encoded by the exons ATGGTGGCACCAGCTGCAGTCCCAGCAGTTGAGAGGATTGGCAGGATAATCATGAGTAGGAG GATAAGTGGGCCTCTGCTGGATTCTTCCCAGAAGAACCTTTACAGAGAGGTTGTCGGGGAAATCTTCGTGACCTTGGCTTCTGTGG GAGAAAGATGGAACCAGAATATTGAAGACTGGTACAGAAATCAGGGGAGACTCTTAAG CAGCCATATTAGAGAGAGACTTGGTGACAGCAGACCAAATAGCCATTATGGAGAAACCTTCAGTCAAATTCTTAACCATGATCTGAAGAAGAAAAGTTCTACTGAAGTAAAACTccgtgagtgtggtgtgtgtgggacAGTCTTCACGCCTCACTCGTCCAGGAAGCCCAGCAGAGCTCACCCTAGACAGGAAGCATGTGATTCCAAATGTCAGCAGTGTGAGCCAGCCTTCAGCAGTTACTCTTCCCACATCAGTGCCAGGTCTCACACTGAAGACAAACCGTATGAGTGTCGGGAACATGAGgaagccttcctttcttttaccAGCCTTGGGGAAGTCGTTGTAACTCATACTGAAAGTGGACCGCATAAGTGTAATGTGTGTGGAAAAGGTTTGCACTATCCCAGCTCACTGAGAATCCATGAAAGCatccacacaggagagaagccTTATCAGTGTGAACAGTGTGGAAAAGCCTTCAGTTGTTGGGGCTCAGCTCGACGCCATCAAAGGACTCATACTGGTGAGAAACCCTACACGCATCGCGAGTGTGAGAAAGCCTTCTCTTTCAGGCTTTAA
- the LOC101985959 gene encoding zinc finger protein 809-like: MGLVSFEDVAVNFTRQEWQELDAAQRALYRDVMLETYSSLLFLNVNKVSALIDTSKANPEIHLGQLAITDQDMIKGKLKTKQEVYKGTKSCRGRAPVKTRHQKLKKSKTHTSHRGGKLYKCKDCGKSFCNNSTLIKHHRRTHNAEKRFECTVCSKTYHWKSDLTAHEKTHNKQERTYECKECGKAFFRKSHLNVHEKTHTGEKPHKCMECMKAFYYKSDLTRHRKTHLGEKPFKCKECMKAFSRKSKLAIHQQTHTGEKPYECTECRKTFSHKSQLTAHRIAHSSENFYECKECNKSFHWKCQLTAHQKRHAGRSFLSGEQRTLPGEEQGTVHRLLA; the protein is encoded by the exons ATG GGATTGGTATCATTTGAAGATGTAGCTGTGAACTTCACCAGGCAGGAGTGGCAAGAGCTGGATGCTGCCCAGAGGGCTCTCTACAGGgacgtgatgctggagacctacagCAGCCTGCTGTTCCTGA atgtCAATAAAGTAAGTGCCCTGATTGACACCAGCAAGGCAAATCCTGAGATACATTTGGGACAGCTTGCAATAACTGACCAAGACATGATTAAA GGGAAACTAAAGACCAAACAGGAAGTCTACAAAGGGACAAAATCCTGTCGTGGTAGAGCACCTGTAAAAACACGTcaccaaaaattaaagaaaagcaagacTCATACATCACACCGAGGTGGGAAACTCTACAAATGTAAGGACTGTGGGAAATCTTTTTGTAATAACTCAACCCTTATTAAGCATCACAGAAGAACTCATAATGCAGAGAAGCGCTTTGAATGCACTGTATGTAGTAAAACGTACCACTGGAAGTCAGACCTCACTGCTCACGAGAAAACTCACAACAAACAGGAGAGGACATATGAGTGTAAAGAATGTGGGAAAGCTTTCTTCCGTAAGTCCCATCTCAATGTTCATGAAAAAACCCACACAGGTGAGAAGCCGCATAAATGTATGGAATGCATGAAAGCTTTCTATTACAAGTCAGACCTGACTCGACATAGAAAAACTCACTTGGGTGAGAagccctttaaatgtaaagagtGCATGAAGGCTTTTTCTCGCAAGTCAAAGCTCGCCATACATCAGCAAACTCATACAGGTGAGAAGCCTTATGAATGTACAGAATGCAGGAAAACTTTCTCCCATAAGTCACAGCTCACTGCACATAGGATAGCTCATTCATCCGAGAATTTTTATGAATGTAAAGAATGCAATAAGTCTTTCCACTGGAAGTGTCAGCTCACAGCACATCAGAAGAGGCATGCAGGACGAAGCTTCCTGAGTGGAGAACAGAGAACACTGCCTGGAGAAGAGCAGGGCACTGTTCACAGACTCCTTGCATGA